ACGGTCAGCTCTCGGACGGAAGCTTCACCCTCTACGACTGCGCTGGAGGCAAATGAGCTCCTGAACAGGGCGAGTTCCGCGGCCCACACACTCACGGATCGCGACGGCTCCCGTACGCAGGCGGCTGCATCGCCACTCCGTTTTCGGGACGGGCGACGGCTTCGCACACTCGCTGATGGGGCGTCACCTGCGTCGGTCAGTACCAGGGTTACGTGGCGCCCTCTGGACGCTCTGCAGGCGGCGGCCCAGATCGCCCTGCGCACCATGGGGCCTCGAGCAGCGCCACCCTCTCTCGCCGGCCCCTACTGACCTATGCCGACAGTGCGCTCGGCTACATGGAAGAGCTCTGCTCGATCGCCCCGGGGGATTCCGGGAGGGCGACCTGTGAGGGCGCGGCTGCCATACGGGACTGCGCCCTCGCCGTGCCGCGCGATCTCGGCCACGGCAGGCTCTGGGTCACTGCATCAAGGATCTTCGAAACTTTAAGTTACCGGGCGGCAACCCCTTGACGTCATCCTCAGGGCGGGCAAAACTGCCGTCCTGCGGTCGACATTGTCGAACAGTGGATGACATCGGGGCAGAGTCGCTCCGATTGGTCTCCGCCGGAGTGCGTCGGCGAGCTGAATCGGCGCCGCCCCGTACCAGCTGGCTCCCACGTCGATCGAGCCCAGCCGCCCCGCCCCCGCACCGTATTGAGCCGCTCCAGGAGCACACCGTGACCCACGCGCGAACCGCCGGCCCGTTCATCGCCGCGATCGACCAGGGCACCACGTCAAGCCGATGCATCATCTTCGACCGGGACAGTCGGATCGTCTCCATCGACCAGAAGGAGCACGAGCAGATCTTCCCCCTGCCGGGCTGGGTGGAGCACGATGCCAGCGAGATCTGGACCAACGTCGAGGAGGTCGTCGCCGGCGCCCTCGACAAAGCCGGGATCACCCGCGGCCTCAGAGCGATCGGCGTCACCAACCAGCGCGAGACCACCGTCCTCTGGGACAAGAAGACCGGCGAGCCGGTGCACAACGCCATCGTCTGGCAGGACACCCGCACCGACGCGCTGTGCAAGGAGCTCGGCGGCGACGTCGGCCAGGACCGGTTCCGCCACGCGACCGGCCTGCCGCTGACCTCCTACTTCTCCGGCCCCAAGATCCGCTGGCTGCTGGACAACGTCGCCGGCCTGCGCGAGCGCGCCGAGCGCGGCGAGATCCTCTTCGGGACCATGGACTCCTGGGTCATCTGGAACCTCACCGGCGGCCCGTCCTGCGGCGTCCACGTCACCGACGTCACCAACGCCTCGCGCACCATGCTCATGAACCTGCACACCCTGGAGTGGGACGAGCGCCTCCTCGCCGCCATGGATATCCCGGCCGCCATCCTGCCGCGGATCCGCTCCTCCGCCGAGGTGTACGGCATGGCCGGCGGAGCCCTCTACGGCGTGCCGGTCGCCTCCGCGCTCGGCGACCAGCAGGCGGCGCTGTTCGGCCAGACCTGCTTCTCCGAAGGCGAGGCCAAGGCCACGTACGGCACCGGCACCTTCCTGCTGATGAACACCGGCCGCCGGCCCGTCCACTCCCACAACGGGCTGCTGACCACGGTCGGCCACCGGATCGGCCGGCGAGCGCCGGTCTACGCGCTGGAGGGCTCCATCGCGGTCACCGGCTCGCTGGTCCAGTGGATGCGCGACCAGCTGGGCCTGATCGGCACCGCCGCGGAGATCGAGACGCTGGCGAGCTCGGTGGGGGACAACGGCGGCTGCTACATCGTCCCTGCCTTCTCCGGCCTGTTCGCCCCGTACTGGCGCTCCGACGCCCGCGGCGTGATCACGGGCCTGACCCGCTACGTCACCAAGCAGCACATCGCCCGCGCCGTGCTCGAGGCCACCGCATGGCAGACCCGCGAGATCGTCAACGCGATGCACAAGGACTCCGGCGTTGCCCTGACCTCACTGAACGTCGACGGCGGCATGACCTCCAACAACCTGCTGATGCAGACCATCTCGGACGTCCTGGACGCCCCTGTGGTGCGCCCGATGGTCGCCGAGACGACCTGCCTCGGCGCTGCCTACGCGGCCGGACTGGCCGTCGGCTTCTGGCCGGACACCGACGAACTGCGCGCCAACTGGCGCCGCGCCGCCGAGTGGACGCCCCGGATGGACGCGATCGAACGCGACCACGCATACAAACTCTGGCTCAAGGCGGTCAAGCGGACCACGGGCTGGATCGAAGAGGAGCACTGAGAAAGGTATGAGCACCCTGCAGAGCGATCATCCCCTGGGCGCGCATCCGGGTCCCGGCCGAGCCGAGACCCGTGAACGACTGTCCAAGGCGGCGTACGACCTCCTGGTGATCGGTGGCGGAATCCTGGGCACCGCGGTGGCCTGGCACTCCGCGCAGTCCGGGCTGCGGGTGGCGATGGTGGACGCCGGCGACTTCACCGGTGCCACGTCCTCCGCCTCCTCCAAGCTCGCCCACGGAGGTCTGCGCTACCTGCAGACCGGCGCGGTCAAACTGGTCGCGGAGAACCTCCACGAGCGGCGGGTGC
This Streptomyces decoyicus DNA region includes the following protein-coding sequences:
- the glpK gene encoding glycerol kinase GlpK, yielding MTHARTAGPFIAAIDQGTTSSRCIIFDRDSRIVSIDQKEHEQIFPLPGWVEHDASEIWTNVEEVVAGALDKAGITRGLRAIGVTNQRETTVLWDKKTGEPVHNAIVWQDTRTDALCKELGGDVGQDRFRHATGLPLTSYFSGPKIRWLLDNVAGLRERAERGEILFGTMDSWVIWNLTGGPSCGVHVTDVTNASRTMLMNLHTLEWDERLLAAMDIPAAILPRIRSSAEVYGMAGGALYGVPVASALGDQQAALFGQTCFSEGEAKATYGTGTFLLMNTGRRPVHSHNGLLTTVGHRIGRRAPVYALEGSIAVTGSLVQWMRDQLGLIGTAAEIETLASSVGDNGGCYIVPAFSGLFAPYWRSDARGVITGLTRYVTKQHIARAVLEATAWQTREIVNAMHKDSGVALTSLNVDGGMTSNNLLMQTISDVLDAPVVRPMVAETTCLGAAYAAGLAVGFWPDTDELRANWRRAAEWTPRMDAIERDHAYKLWLKAVKRTTGWIEEEH